CGACGATCCGCTCGGTTCGGTCGCGCTTGCCGCCGATCACGTCACCGGCGAAATAGCCGGCCACCGCACCGAGCACGCCGCCAATCGCGCCCTTGGTCGACACCTGGCGTTCGCCGGTTTCAGGATTGGTAACGCAGCCCGCGGTGGTGCAAAGCAGAGCGGCGGCGGCAAAGGTGCCGCACAGACGATTGGACATACGCATACTTATTCCTCTCCCTCAAAGGGTTGGTGAATAGCGTAATGAACCGCCCGCCGTGGCGGGTTGTTCCGGCGGGGTTCCGTTCCGTATCTCGAGGAAGTGGTTGTCCGAACGGACCTGATGCGGCTAAGAGGGTCGCGCGCCATGCCGCCTTCTGCGCCCTCCCCCTTTCCGTGGATCGACGTCATCGTCATCCTCCTGCTGATCGCGCTGAACGGCGTGTTCGCGATGGCGGAGCTCGCCATTGTGTCCTCGCGCCGGCCGCGGCTTCGCGCGCTGGCCAAAGCCGGGCGCCGCGGTGCCCAGACGGCGATCGATCTCGCTGCGGAGCCGGGCCGGTTTCTGTCCACCGTTCAGATCGGAATCACGCTGATCGGAATCCTTGCCGGCGCCTATTCGGGGGCGAGCCTCGGCGGACCGGTCGGCGAGCGTATTGCCTTGCTGGGTGTTGATCCGAAAACCGCCGGAACGATCGGCTTCGGCGTCGTCATTCTGATCACGACCTATGCCTCGCTCGTCATCGGCGAACTCGTCCCCAAGCAGTTCGCGCTTCGTGCACCCGAATCGATCGCCGCCTTCATGGCGGTGCCGATGCTCTGGATTGCGCGGATCACCGCGCCGCTGGTCTGGCTGCTCGATCGCACCAGCGCGCTCATCTTCCGGCTGCTGAGGCTGCGCCGCGAAGAGAGCAACCAGGTCACGGCCGAGGAATTGCAGATCGTCGTCGCCGAAGCGCACAGCGCCGGTGTCCTCGAGGAATATGAACGCGCGTTGATCTCGGGCGTGGTCCGCCTCGCCGATCGTCCGACCCGCGAGGTCATGACTCCGCGCACGGACGTCGACTGGATCGATGTCGATTCCTCGACGGAGGAGCTTCGCGAAGCGCTGCGCACGACCCAGCATAGCCGCCTCCCGATTGCCGAAGGGTCGGTCGATCGCCTGCTCGGCGTGGTCCAGGCGCGTGATATCGTTGCCGCCTTCATCGAGGATCGCGCGCTCGACCTGCGCGCCCTGGTGCGAGAGGCGCCCGTCGTCGCGGATCAGATGGATGCGATGGATACGCTCGCGGTGCTGCGTGATGCCGAAGTACCGATGGCATTCGTCCATGACGAATACGGCCATTTCGAAGGCGTGGTGACTCCGGCCGATCTGCTGTCCGCGCTCGCGGGCGTGTTCGCGTCCAACTTTGATTCCGCCGGAGAGGCGCCGCTGGTCGAGCGCGAGGACGGGAGCTGGTGGGTCTCCGGTTCCCTTCCCGCCGACGCCATGTCGGACCGGCTCGGCATCAATCTTCCCGAGGATCGCGATTATGCGACCGCGGCGGGATTCGCCTTGTCGGTGCTGAAACACATTCCGGAAGTCGGCGAGCGCTTCTCGTTCGGCGGCTGGCGCTTCGAGATCGTCGACATGGACGGCTTCAAGATCGACAAGCTCCTCGCCAGCGAGGTCGTCCGGGGCCGCCGCGGCTGAGGCGCATCGCGGCTCAGCGGTAACTCAGGCGGCGCCGCCCAGTTTCCCGAACTGCGCTTCGAAGCCTTCGGTGTCGCCGCGCGCCAGATACGCCGCCTGATCTCCGACCCGGTCGCGGGCGAGGCGCCCCTTGAAGGCGCCCATCCGCTCATCCAGCAGGGCGATCTCGTTCGCCGAGAGCCGGGCGAGCTGGTCGTAACGCGTGATCCCGGCGGCGTTGAGCTGCGCGGCGAGCTTCGGGCCGACGCCCTTGAGCGCCTGCAGATTGTCCGGCGGACCGTCTGCTTCGGAGACGATCGGATGCGCCTCGACGCCGAGGATCTGGCCGGCGACGTCCTTTGCCGCAGCCGCACCTTCGTCCGCCACCCCACGACCCTCGGCAAGGTCGATCGCGCGCGCCGTCGTCGCGACCGGCCTCGTCTCCGTCTGGCTGATCTGGACTCGCTGCTTCGAACTGCGCGCGAGGATCACCACCAGCAGGACCAGCACGATGATCGCACCGGCAATGATCAGAAGGGTATTGGTGTCGAGATTCATGGCAGGGGCGTCTCCGTTTCGTTCGGTCCGGGGCGGTCCTCGGTGCTCGGCTGATCGGCTTGCGGGGGCAGTTTGCGCCCCAACTTGAAGATCCAGAACGCAACGACCAGGCCGATCAGCAGGCCGAGGCCGAGGGCAATGAGATTGGAATTGGCGACGAACAGCATCGGTCGATCCTTCAGTCGAGGAAGCTCTGGCGTTTGCGCCTGCCGAAGATGAGGGCGCCGAGACCCAGGCCGGCAAGATATGCGAGCGCGACGACGATCATCGTCTCGGCGAGCAGGGGAAGCCCGTTGCCGCTCTTCTCGTCGTCCCAGCGCGCCCGCGCCATCCCGGGAACGTTGCGGACGTAATCGACGACGCCCCACTGGCTGCCGAGGCCCTCGCGCTGGAGATCGTTGGCGGTGCCGCTGACGATTGCGGTTCGGCTCAGCGGGTCGCGGACCATGCGCACCGAAACGCCGGGCAATTCCGCCTCGCCCGCCGCGCTGCGCGCACTCTGTTCGAGGCCGTCGATCAGGGCTTCGCCCTGCCCCCCCGGTCCATGCCAGAGCCACGCCATCACCAGGGCGGCCAGCAGCCCGATGAGGGTCTTCACATGTGCCTTCATGTCGCCTCCTCTTCCCCCAACCTAGTCTATGGCAGAAAGCTCCGCTGTCCAGCGCTTGCCTCAGCCGGGGCTCTTGCCTTCGAGCCGCTCGATTTCGCGCCAGCCGATGTCGCCGCGATAGAAGCCGGTGTCGAAGTCGATCTGCGCCGCCGCCGCATAAGCCGCTGCGCGCGCCGCAGCGACTTCACGGCCGACGGCGGTGACGTTCAGCACTCGGCCGCCATTGGCGACGAGCCGGCCGTCCTGGAGCGCAGTGCCCGCATGGAAGATCTTGGCGCCCGATGCTTCCGCGACCTCGAGCCCAGTGATCGCCCCGCCTTTTTCCGGCACGCCGGGATAACCGTTCGCCGCCATGACCAGCGTCAACGCCGCCTCCTTGCGCAGCCGCGGCGCTTCGCTTTCGGCAAGGCGACCCCGGGCGACGGCGTCGAGAAGTTCGAGCAGGTCGCTGTCCAGGCGCATCATCAGCACCTGGCATTCCGGGTCACCGAAGCGCGCATTATATTCGATCAGCTTGGGCCCGCTCTCGGTCAGCATCAGTCCGGCGAAGAGGACACCCGAATAGGGGCTGCCCCGCTCCGCCAGGGCGGCGACGGTCGGCCGGACGATCTCGTCGAGCACCCGTGCTTCCAGGTCGGGGGTGAGGATCGAGGCGGGGCTGTACGCCCCCATGCCGCCGGTGTTGGGGCCGGTGTCGCCATCGCCGACGCGCTTGTGATCCTGGGCCGAGCCGAGCGCGACCACGGCCTTGCCGTCGGTCAGCACGAAGAAGCTGACCTCTTCGCCGGTCATATATTCCTCGATCACGACCGACGCCCCGGCGCCGCCGAAGCCGCCCTCGAACATGGCATCGAGCGCGCCGAGGGCCTCGCGTTCGGTTTCGGCGATGATCACGCCCTTGCCGGCGGCAAGGCCGTCGGCCTTGATCACGACCGGCAGTGAGAATTCGGGAAGCGCCGCCTCGGCGGCAAGGCGATCGGATGCGCGCACATAGCGCGCGGTCGGGATGCCGTGCCGGGCGCAGAGATCCTTGGTGAATCCCTTGGACCCTTCGAGCTGGGCGGGGACTTTGTTCGGCCCGAAGACCGCATAGCCCATCGTCCGCAAATTGTCGGCGAGGCCGTCGACGAGCGGCGCCTCCGGTCCGATCACGATCAGCTCGATGGCTTCCCTGCGACAGAAGTCGACGACGGCGCGATGATCCGCGGCATCGAGGTCGACCAGACGTGCATGGTCCGCTATGCCGGGATTACCGGGCGCGGCGAACAACTTGCCGAGCCGCGGCGATTGCGCGAGCTTCCAGGCGAGCGCATGCTCGCGGCCGCCCGAGCCAAGCAGCAGGACATTCATGGACGATTTTCCTCCAAGCGGCCCCGGATTTCCAGGTGAGGGGGCGCTCCTAGCAACAGAGGCGCCGGGCGACAACGCACCCGCCATGACAGTGTCGGATCTGTCGATGCGGCTCAAGCGCACGGTCGAGGATGCGTTCGGCTTCGTGCGCGTCCGTGGAGAGATCAGTGGTTGGAAGCGCGCCGCTTCGGGCCACTGCTATCTCTGCCTCAAGGATGAAAAGGCGGTGATCGACGGTGTCCTTTGGAAAGTGAGCGCGGCCTCGCTGCCGTTCCGCCCGGAAGATGGCGCCGAGGTGATCGCCACCGGCAAGCTCACCACCTATCCGGGACGCTCGCGTTACCAGATCGTCATCGATCGGATGGAATTGGCGGGGCAGGGCGCCTTGATGGCACTGCTCGACAGGCGCCGCCGGGCGCTTGCCGCCGAAGGCCTGTTCGATGCGGCCCGAAAGCAGCGCCTGCCGTTCGCGCCGCGGGTAATCGGCGTCGTCACCTCCCCGACGGGTGCCGTCATCCGTGACATCCTCCACCGCCTGGAGGACCGCTGCCCGACCCACGTCATCGTCTGGCCGGTTCAGGTTCAGGGCGAAACCGCGGCCGGACAGGTCGCGACGGCGATCCGCGGGTTCGACGCGCTTCGGCCGGGTGGACCCGTGCCACGGCCGGATCTCGTCATCGTCGCCCGCGGCGGTGGTTCGATCGAGGATCTCTGGGCCTTCAACGAGGAAGAGGTGGTCCGCGCCGTCGCCGGCTGCGGCATTCCGATCATTTCCGCGGTCGGCCACGAAACCGATACGTCGCTTTGCGATTTCGCCGCCGATGTTCGTGCGCCGACGCCCACCGCCGCGGCAGAGATGGCGGTGCCAGTGCGGGCGGAACTGATCGCGCAGCTGCGCGAGGTCGGTCAGCGCATGGGGCGGTGCGCGATGCGCGCCGCCGAGCGCTCGGCGGAGAAACTGGAAGTGTGCCTGCGCCACTTCCCGGCCCGCGATCAGTTGCTCGCGCCGCAGCAGCAGCGGCTCGACGAACTGAGCGAGCGGCTGCCGCGTGCGCTCGGCACCCGGCTTGGCCATGCCCGCGGCGATCTCGGCCGCGCTGCCGGTGCGCTCCGGCCGAGCCTGCTCGACGCGACTGTCCGCCGCTCGCGCGAGCGGCTCGACGGGCTTTGGAGAGTCGCTCAGCTGGCGCATCCCAACCGCCCGCTGGAACGCGGCTATGCGCGGATCGAGGATCGCAATGGAACCACCCTGATCTCGGCCGCTGCTGCCGCTGACGCCCGCCGGCTCCGTTTGATCTTCGCCGATGGCGTCGTCGATGCTTTTGTCGGAGACTCCGCTCCCGTGGAAGTCCCGGCTGCGCCGGAGCGGCCGAGGCGTGAACCGCGCCGCGTCACCAAGGGTTCGGACCAGCCGACCTTGCTATGACGCAACAGGCGACTTGAGCGCCCTGGTTGCTGCTCCTAAATCTTCGCGCGGAAGGATTTGCGCATGCTGATGTCGAACAAGGGCCGCCCTGCGCGGATACATTATATGGCGGGCACCTTCCGGGTTCTGAGCCCGGGCGACCACGTCGTCTGCGCCGTGACGAAGCAGACGATCCCGCTCGAGGCGCTGCGCTACTGGAGCGTCGCTCGTCAGGAAGCCTATTCGTCTGCCGAGATCGCGACGGAAGCCGCCGGGCGGGGGTGACAGCTTCCGCTCCCCGTATCGTCGTTCCTGATCGGATGTGGGGCAGGAACCGGCATCAGTTCACGCGCATTCCGCGAACCGAACGTTGTCCGCTCACGCGAAGGAAGTAGCTGCCCATCGAGGCGCGCTTGATCTCGATCTTCTGCCCGGCTTTCACGGTTAGGGCTGGCGAAGCCTCGGTGGTTTGCCACACGGCGCCATCCTCCAGGCGGATCCGATATTTGTCATAGCCCAGGGCCGTTGCCGAGGCGATGACCGCATCGATTTTCTGAGCCTCCTCTCCGTCATCACCGCGGAAAAGACGTATCTTCGGAACACTGAAGCCGAAGAGGGAACGCCGCGTGCGCTGAGCCTCCTCCTGGTCCATGACGATAACGTCGCCCTTGCTGACGGCTTCGCCAAAGCGGGCACTGGCCTGGTCATAGCAGGCCAATCGGGCTGCGTTGTCGACCACCGCGCGGCAGGCAGTAAGCGCCGCCAGCGGGTCGCTGAGGCTCCGATCCTTGGCATATGCACTGCTCGCGGCCAGGAGCGCCAGTCCGACTGGCAGCAGATACAGCGGCTTAGTCATCGAAATCGCTCCACTCGAAGCAGCCGGTGAAAAGTTCACCGCGCGAATAGTTGCAATAGGCAACGAACATGAGCGCGTCCTCTCAAGCAAACCTCGTGTGACGGTCACCATGTCACTGTGTCTGAAATGTTACATGGCCGTCAAGAATTGGCCGTTAACGGACGGTCAGCTTGCGCCTGCGTTCTGCGGAACACTAAGGTGCTGACCATCGAGGGCAATAGGAAATGCGCCCAAGGCGCCTGCAATCGAAATCATTCAAGGGGACGACAATGACGAATCTGAAGTTCAGGGACGTGCTGCTCGCATCGACCGTGATCGCCGGGATGAGCATCTCCGCGCCAGCCTTTGCGCAAGAGCAGACTGGGGACACCGCCAGCGAAACCGGCCTCGAGACGCAAGCGAGCGCTGCCCCCGTCGAAGAGAATTCGGAAGGCGAGATCGTCGTTACCGGTACGCTGATCCGCAATCCGAACCTCGTCGCATCGTCGCCGGTTGCGGTCGTTGGCCAGGAAGAAATCCAGCTTCGTCAGAGCAACAATGCCGAAGAGATCCTTCGTGACCTGCCGGGAGCGGTGCCGAGCATCGGCTCCGCGGTCAATAACGGCAACGGCGGCGCGGCGTTCGCGGATCTTCGTGGTCTCGGCAACTTCCGGAACCTTGTTCTCCTCGATGGTGCGCGCATCACCCCGTCCAGCACGGTTGGCCGCGTCGATCTCAACAACATTCCGCTCGCTCTCGTCGAGCGCGTGGACACGCTGACCGGCGGTGCCGCCACCACGTACGGCGCCGATGCGGTGTCGGGCGTCATCAATTTCATCACGCGGCGTGACTTCGCGGGAATGGAACTCAACGTCAGCAACCAGATCAGCGAGCGTGGCGATGGCAACATCTTCCGTGCCGATCTGACTGTCGGCGCCAACTTCGAGGACGGCCGCGGCAATGCCGTACTGTCGGTCGGTTATCAGCAGGCCGATCCTGTCTACCAGGGCGCCCGCAAATTCTCGCAGAACAACTACACGTCGACGTCCGGCAATGCGGGTGGTTCGGGGACGACGGTCCCATCTCGCTTCACGCTTGGCTCGGTTTTCAACTCGATCGTCCCGGGCTCCGGCACGCTGCGCCCCTATGTCGGGTCGCGCGACGCCTTCAACTTCAATCCTTACAACATCTTTCAGACGCCTTTCGAGCGCTTTAACATCTTCGGTGCCGCCCATTATGAAGTGGCGGACAATATCGAAGTGTACACGCGCGGCATGTTCTCGAAGAATACCGTGAACACGATCATCGCCCCGTCCGGCATTTTCAGTTCGGTGCTGGTGATTCCGGTCAGCAACCCGTTCCTGCCGGCCGGAGCGCGCGCACAATTCTGCGCGAATAATGATTTCAATCCGAACCTGCCGGGCGTTCAGACGATTACACCGGCCGAATGCGCCGCCGCAGCAACCGCGCTTTCGCCCACGGATCCGAACTTCCGCGCCTTCACCA
The nucleotide sequence above comes from Sphingosinicella sp. BN140058. Encoded proteins:
- a CDS encoding hemolysin family protein, which codes for MPPSAPSPFPWIDVIVILLLIALNGVFAMAELAIVSSRRPRLRALAKAGRRGAQTAIDLAAEPGRFLSTVQIGITLIGILAGAYSGASLGGPVGERIALLGVDPKTAGTIGFGVVILITTYASLVIGELVPKQFALRAPESIAAFMAVPMLWIARITAPLVWLLDRTSALIFRLLRLRREESNQVTAEELQIVVAEAHSAGVLEEYERALISGVVRLADRPTREVMTPRTDVDWIDVDSSTEELREALRTTQHSRLPIAEGSVDRLLGVVQARDIVAAFIEDRALDLRALVREAPVVADQMDAMDTLAVLRDAEVPMAFVHDEYGHFEGVVTPADLLSALAGVFASNFDSAGEAPLVEREDGSWWVSGSLPADAMSDRLGINLPEDRDYATAAGFALSVLKHIPEVGERFSFGGWRFEIVDMDGFKIDKLLASEVVRGRRG
- the purD gene encoding phosphoribosylamine--glycine ligase; the encoded protein is MNVLLLGSGGREHALAWKLAQSPRLGKLFAAPGNPGIADHARLVDLDAADHRAVVDFCRREAIELIVIGPEAPLVDGLADNLRTMGYAVFGPNKVPAQLEGSKGFTKDLCARHGIPTARYVRASDRLAAEAALPEFSLPVVIKADGLAAGKGVIIAETEREALGALDAMFEGGFGGAGASVVIEEYMTGEEVSFFVLTDGKAVVALGSAQDHKRVGDGDTGPNTGGMGAYSPASILTPDLEARVLDEIVRPTVAALAERGSPYSGVLFAGLMLTESGPKLIEYNARFGDPECQVLMMRLDSDLLELLDAVARGRLAESEAPRLRKEAALTLVMAANGYPGVPEKGGAITGLEVAEASGAKIFHAGTALQDGRLVANGGRVLNVTAVGREVAAARAAAYAAAAQIDFDTGFYRGDIGWREIERLEGKSPG
- the xseA gene encoding exodeoxyribonuclease VII large subunit encodes the protein MDDFPPSGPGFPGEGALLATEAPGDNAPAMTVSDLSMRLKRTVEDAFGFVRVRGEISGWKRAASGHCYLCLKDEKAVIDGVLWKVSAASLPFRPEDGAEVIATGKLTTYPGRSRYQIVIDRMELAGQGALMALLDRRRRALAAEGLFDAARKQRLPFAPRVIGVVTSPTGAVIRDILHRLEDRCPTHVIVWPVQVQGETAAGQVATAIRGFDALRPGGPVPRPDLVIVARGGGSIEDLWAFNEEEVVRAVAGCGIPIISAVGHETDTSLCDFAADVRAPTPTAAAEMAVPVRAELIAQLREVGQRMGRCAMRAAERSAEKLEVCLRHFPARDQLLAPQQQRLDELSERLPRALGTRLGHARGDLGRAAGALRPSLLDATVRRSRERLDGLWRVAQLAHPNRPLERGYARIEDRNGTTLISAAAAADARRLRLIFADGVVDAFVGDSAPVEVPAAPERPRREPRRVTKGSDQPTLL
- a CDS encoding DUF2093 domain-containing protein, with protein sequence MLMSNKGRPARIHYMAGTFRVLSPGDHVVCAVTKQTIPLEALRYWSVARQEAYSSAEIATEAAGRG